Proteins from one Acidimicrobiales bacterium genomic window:
- the cmk gene encoding (d)CMP kinase: MTETDRPRVIAIDGPAGSGKSTVARAVAEQVDLPYLDTGAMYRSVAFAALRESVDPDDEELVANLAEGLDLQIGADGTVTVDGVDATIEIRGPEVTRAVSIVAANARVRTEMRRRQREWARRHGGGVMEGRDIGTVVFPDAVLKVYLDAAPEVRAERRSQEVTGLSYETVAADLARRDALDQGRDHDPLREASDAFVVDTSDLSVAEIVDVILARLP, encoded by the coding sequence ATGACCGAGACCGACCGACCCCGGGTGATCGCCATCGACGGTCCGGCCGGTTCGGGCAAGTCCACTGTGGCGCGGGCGGTGGCCGAACAAGTCGACCTCCCGTACCTCGACACCGGCGCCATGTACCGATCGGTGGCGTTCGCGGCGCTGCGGGAGTCCGTCGACCCCGACGACGAGGAGCTGGTCGCCAACCTGGCCGAGGGGCTCGACCTGCAGATCGGGGCCGACGGCACGGTGACGGTCGACGGGGTGGACGCCACGATCGAGATCCGGGGGCCGGAGGTGACCAGGGCGGTCAGCATCGTGGCCGCCAACGCCCGGGTGCGGACCGAGATGCGGCGGCGTCAGCGCGAGTGGGCCCGCCGGCACGGGGGAGGGGTGATGGAGGGTCGTGACATCGGCACCGTGGTCTTCCCGGACGCCGTGTTGAAGGTGTACCTCGACGCCGCTCCCGAAGTGCGCGCCGAGCGTCGCTCCCAGGAGGTGACCGGGCTCTCCTACGAGACCGTCGCCGCCGACCTGGCTCGTCGCGACGCGCTCGACCAGGGACGCGACCACGACCCGCTGCGCGAGGCGAGCGATGCCTTCGTGGTCGACACCAGCGACCTCAGCGTCGCCGAGATCGTCGACGTGATCCTCGCCCGGCTGCCGTGA